The proteins below come from a single Streptomyces sp. SCSIO 75703 genomic window:
- a CDS encoding ATP-binding protein: protein MRRRLIQSTLAVVLVVIAVFGVSLVIVEARTITSTAQERVDLEAVRLAGIVDSRLLGSGTVDAEILSEQVSRDRYAVIRIPGRPVIEVGERPSGEVLRGKAVGEEGETVLVEEPRSSVTREVGRTLLIIGLVALLAVIAAVLLALRQAGRLASPLTDLAETAERLGSGDPRPRHKRYGVPELDRVADVLDASAERIARMLTAERRLAADASHQLRTPLTALSMRLEEITLTDDPETVKEEATIALTQVERLTDVVERLLTNARDPRSGSAVSFDLDDVIQQQIAEWRPAYRSAGRAIVTSGKRHLTAVGTPGAVAQVLAALIENSLMHGGGTVALRTRVTGNQAVIEVADEGPGVPADLGARIFERTISGRNSTGIGLAVARDLAEADGGRLELLQPRPPVFGLFLSRTSPPKKAPTGTTVR, encoded by the coding sequence ATGCGCCGCCGACTGATCCAGTCCACGCTCGCCGTGGTGCTCGTGGTGATCGCCGTCTTCGGCGTCTCCCTCGTCATCGTGGAGGCCCGCACCATCACCAGCACCGCCCAGGAACGGGTGGACCTGGAGGCGGTGCGGCTGGCCGGCATCGTGGACAGCCGGCTGCTCGGCTCCGGCACCGTCGACGCCGAGATCCTGAGCGAACAGGTCTCCCGCGACCGCTACGCCGTGATCCGCATCCCCGGCCGGCCGGTCATCGAGGTCGGCGAGCGGCCCTCCGGCGAGGTCCTGCGCGGCAAGGCGGTGGGGGAGGAGGGCGAGACCGTCCTCGTCGAGGAACCGCGGTCCTCGGTGACCCGGGAGGTCGGCCGGACCCTGCTGATCATCGGCCTGGTGGCGCTGCTCGCGGTGATCGCCGCGGTGCTGCTGGCGCTGCGCCAGGCCGGCCGGCTCGCCTCCCCGCTCACCGACCTCGCCGAGACCGCCGAACGCCTCGGCTCCGGCGACCCCCGTCCGCGCCACAAGCGCTACGGCGTCCCCGAGCTGGACCGGGTCGCGGACGTGCTGGACGCCTCCGCCGAACGCATCGCCCGCATGCTCACCGCCGAGCGGCGCCTGGCCGCCGACGCCTCGCACCAGCTCCGCACCCCGCTGACCGCGCTGTCCATGCGGCTGGAGGAGATCACCCTCACCGACGACCCGGAGACGGTGAAGGAGGAGGCCACCATCGCCCTGACCCAGGTGGAACGCCTCACGGACGTGGTGGAGCGGCTGCTCACCAACGCCCGCGACCCGCGCAGCGGCTCCGCCGTCTCCTTCGACCTGGACGACGTGATCCAGCAGCAGATCGCCGAGTGGCGCCCCGCCTACCGCAGCGCCGGGCGGGCCATCGTCACCTCCGGCAAACGGCACCTGACGGCGGTCGGCACGCCCGGCGCGGTGGCCCAGGTGCTCGCCGCGCTGATCGAGAACTCCCTCATGCACGGGGGCGGCACGGTGGCGCTGCGCACCCGGGTCACGGGCAACCAGGCCGTGATCGAGGTCGCCGACGAGGGGCCCGGCGTCCCCGCGGACCTGGGGGCGCGGATCTTCGAGCGGACCATCAGCGGGCGCAACTCCACCGGCATCGGCCTGGCCGTCGCCCGGGACCTGGCCGAGGCGGACGGCGGACGGCTGGAACTCCTCCAGCCCCGGCCGCCGGTCTTCGGCCTGTTCCTGTCCCGCACCTCCCCGCCGAAGAAGGCCCCGACGGGCACCACGGTCCGCTGA
- a CDS encoding GtrA family protein yields the protein MEHGSPGSPTAPSPAPSGALRGRIGRLVAEVAKFGAVGGAGVLVNLLVFNFVRHVSDLPVVRASVIATIVAIVFNYLGFRYFTYRDREKGHRTREMSLFLLFSVVGLVIENGVLYTATYGFGWDTPLQSNIFKFLGIGLGTLFRFWSYRTWVFRALPSPEAAARTAAERGRATALHPQPSARAARPAGATGLGASRRP from the coding sequence ATGGAACACGGCTCCCCGGGGTCTCCCACGGCTCCTTCCCCGGCGCCCTCCGGCGCCCTGCGGGGGCGGATCGGCCGGCTGGTCGCCGAGGTCGCCAAGTTCGGCGCGGTCGGCGGCGCGGGCGTCCTGGTCAACCTCCTCGTCTTCAACTTCGTCCGGCACGTCAGCGACCTGCCCGTGGTGCGGGCGAGCGTCATCGCCACCATCGTGGCGATCGTCTTCAACTACCTGGGCTTCCGGTACTTCACCTACCGGGACCGCGAGAAGGGTCACCGCACCCGGGAGATGTCGCTGTTCCTGCTGTTCAGCGTGGTCGGCCTGGTGATCGAGAACGGCGTGCTGTACACGGCGACCTACGGCTTCGGCTGGGACACCCCGCTGCAGAGCAACATCTTCAAGTTCCTCGGCATCGGTCTCGGCACCCTCTTCCGCTTCTGGTCGTACCGGACCTGGGTGTTCCGGGCGCTGCCCTCCCCCGAGGCGGCGGCGCGGACCGCGGCGGAGCGGGGGCGCGCGACCGCGCTGCACCCCCAGCCCAGCGCCCGCGCGGCCCGTCCCGCCGGGGCCACCGGCCTGGGCGCGAGCCGCCGGCCGTAG
- a CDS encoding 5-(carboxyamino)imidazole ribonucleotide synthase — MTFPVVGMVGGGQLARMTHEAGIPLGIRFKLLSDTPQDSAAQVVHEVVVGDYRDLDTLRDFARGCDVITFDHEHVPTEHLRALEADGIPVRPGPDALVHAQDKGVMRERLAGIGVPCPRHRIVSDPRDVAAFAAEGDGFPVVLKTVRGGYDGKGVWVVDSAEEAAEPFRAGVPVLAEEKVDFVRELAANVVRSPHGQAVAYPVVESRQVDGVCDTVIAPAPALDEERALRAEEMALRIAKELGVVGHLAVELFETRDGRVLVNELAMRPHNSGHWTMDGAITSQFANHVRAVLDLPLGDPRPRAPWTVMVNVLGGDYPDMYSAYLHCMARDPQLKIHMYGKDVKPGRKVGHVNTYGDDLDDVLERARHAAGYLRGTITE; from the coding sequence GTGACGTTCCCGGTAGTCGGCATGGTCGGCGGGGGCCAGCTCGCGCGTATGACACACGAAGCGGGCATCCCGTTGGGCATCAGGTTCAAGCTCCTCAGTGACACCCCTCAGGATTCCGCGGCACAGGTCGTGCACGAAGTCGTCGTCGGCGACTATCGCGACCTGGACACGCTGCGCGATTTCGCGAGGGGCTGCGACGTGATCACCTTCGATCACGAACACGTACCGACCGAGCATCTACGGGCGCTGGAGGCGGACGGCATCCCCGTGCGCCCCGGCCCGGACGCGCTGGTGCACGCCCAGGACAAGGGCGTGATGCGCGAGAGGCTGGCCGGGATCGGTGTGCCCTGCCCGCGGCACCGGATCGTCTCCGACCCGCGGGACGTGGCGGCCTTCGCCGCCGAGGGCGACGGCTTCCCGGTCGTCCTCAAGACCGTCCGCGGCGGCTACGACGGCAAGGGCGTCTGGGTCGTCGACAGCGCGGAGGAGGCCGCCGAGCCCTTCCGCGCCGGGGTGCCCGTCCTCGCCGAGGAGAAGGTCGACTTCGTCCGCGAGCTGGCGGCCAACGTCGTCCGCTCGCCGCACGGCCAGGCCGTCGCCTACCCGGTCGTCGAGTCCCGGCAGGTCGACGGCGTCTGCGACACCGTGATCGCGCCCGCCCCCGCCCTCGACGAGGAGCGGGCGCTGCGCGCCGAGGAGATGGCGCTGCGCATCGCCAAGGAGCTGGGCGTCGTCGGCCACCTCGCCGTCGAGCTGTTCGAGACCCGCGACGGCCGCGTCCTTGTCAACGAACTGGCGATGCGCCCGCACAACTCCGGCCACTGGACCATGGACGGCGCGATCACCAGCCAGTTCGCGAACCACGTCCGCGCCGTCCTCGACCTGCCGCTCGGCGACCCGCGTCCGCGCGCCCCCTGGACGGTCATGGTCAACGTCCTCGGCGGCGACTACCCGGACATGTACTCCGCGTACCTGCACTGCATGGCCCGCGACCCCCAGCTCAAGATCCACATGTACGGCAAGGACGTGAAGCCCGGCCGCAAGGTCGGCCACGTCAACACCTACGGCGACGACCTGGACGACGTGCTGGAGCGCGCCCGTCACGCTGCCGGCTACCTGAGAGGGACGATCACCGAATGA
- the purE gene encoding 5-(carboxyamino)imidazole ribonucleotide mutase — protein sequence MSPVVGIVMGSDSDWPVMEAAAKALDEFEVAYEVDVVSAHRMPHEMIAYGEQAAGRGLKAIIAGAGGAAHLPGMLASVTPLPVIGVPVPLKYLDGMDSLLSIVQMPAGVPVATVSVGGARNAGLLAARMLAAHDEELLARMREFQQDLNDQATEKGKRLRSKAEGSGGFGFGK from the coding sequence ATGAGCCCGGTCGTAGGCATCGTCATGGGGTCGGACTCCGACTGGCCCGTCATGGAGGCCGCCGCCAAGGCCCTCGACGAGTTCGAGGTGGCCTACGAGGTCGACGTCGTCTCCGCGCACCGCATGCCGCACGAGATGATCGCGTACGGCGAGCAGGCCGCCGGACGCGGACTGAAGGCGATCATCGCCGGGGCCGGGGGCGCCGCCCACCTGCCCGGCATGCTCGCCTCGGTCACCCCGCTGCCCGTCATCGGCGTGCCCGTGCCGCTGAAGTACCTCGACGGCATGGACTCCCTGCTGTCCATCGTGCAGATGCCGGCCGGCGTCCCCGTCGCCACCGTCTCCGTCGGCGGCGCCCGCAACGCCGGGCTGCTGGCCGCGCGGATGCTCGCCGCCCACGACGAGGAGCTGCTCGCCCGGATGCGCGAGTTCCAGCAGGACCTCAACGACCAGGCCACCGAGAAGGGCAAGCGGCTGCGCTCCAAGGCCGAGGGCAGCGGCGGCTTCGGATTCGGGAAGTGA
- a CDS encoding dipeptidase: MTALDRARELLREFPVVDGHNDLPWALREQVRYDLDARDIAADQSAHLHTDIPRLRAGGVGAQFWSVYVRSDLPGAVTATLEQIDCVRQLLERHPRDLRAALTAADMEAARAEGRIASLMGAEGGHCIDESLAALRALYALGVRYMTLTHNDNVSWADSATDAPGVGGLSAFGREVVREMNREGMLVDLSHVAATTMRDALDTSAAPVIFSHSSARAVCDHPRNVPDDVLERLPANGGLAMVTFVPKFVLQAAVDWTAAADENMRAHGFHPLDSGPEAMAVHHAFEERSPRPVATVATVADHLDHMREVAGVDHIGVGGDYDGTPFLPDGLGDVSGYPNLIAELLDRGWSRADLAKVTWQNAVRVLGAAEDVSRELRATRGPSHATLAELDG; encoded by the coding sequence GTGACCGCGCTGGACCGGGCCCGGGAACTGCTGCGCGAGTTCCCCGTCGTCGACGGCCACAACGACCTCCCCTGGGCGCTGCGCGAACAGGTCCGCTACGACCTCGACGCCCGTGACATCGCCGCCGACCAGTCCGCCCACCTGCACACCGACATCCCCCGGCTGCGGGCCGGCGGCGTCGGCGCCCAGTTCTGGTCGGTGTACGTCCGCTCCGACCTGCCCGGCGCGGTGACGGCCACGCTGGAGCAGATCGACTGCGTACGGCAGCTCCTGGAGCGGCACCCCCGGGACCTGCGGGCCGCGCTGACCGCCGCCGACATGGAGGCCGCGCGCGCCGAGGGCCGTATCGCCTCCCTCATGGGCGCCGAGGGCGGCCACTGCATCGACGAGTCGCTCGCCGCCCTGCGCGCCCTGTACGCGCTCGGCGTGCGCTACATGACCCTCACCCACAACGACAACGTCTCGTGGGCCGACTCCGCGACCGACGCGCCCGGCGTGGGCGGCCTGTCCGCCTTCGGCCGCGAGGTCGTGCGCGAGATGAACCGCGAGGGCATGCTCGTCGACCTCTCCCACGTCGCCGCCACGACCATGCGGGACGCGCTGGACACCTCCGCGGCGCCGGTGATCTTCTCCCACTCCTCCGCGCGGGCCGTCTGCGACCACCCCCGCAACGTCCCCGACGACGTGCTGGAGCGGCTGCCCGCCAACGGCGGCCTGGCGATGGTGACCTTCGTGCCGAAGTTCGTGCTCCAGGCGGCCGTGGACTGGACGGCCGCCGCCGACGAGAACATGCGCGCGCACGGCTTCCACCCGCTCGACTCCGGACCCGAGGCGATGGCCGTGCACCACGCCTTCGAGGAGCGCTCCCCGCGTCCCGTCGCCACGGTCGCCACCGTCGCCGACCACCTCGACCACATGCGCGAGGTCGCCGGCGTCGACCACATCGGCGTCGGCGGCGACTACGACGGCACGCCCTTCCTCCCGGACGGGCTCGGCGACGTCTCGGGCTACCCGAACCTGATCGCCGAACTCCTCGACCGGGGCTGGTCGCGCGCCGACCTGGCCAAGGTGACCTGGCAGAACGCGGTCCGCGTGCTGGGCGCCGCCGAGGACGTCTCCCGCGAGCTGCGGGCCACCCGCGGCCCGTCCCACGCGACCCTCGCGGAGCTGGACGGCTGA
- a CDS encoding dipeptidase, which produces MADLQDDLHIRTGAGGMPVPSSAEIHPPEPCPPIPSACAGHAPDPGAGPGTAPAPAGEDDLAARARAVLRAHPVADGCGGLLRALERLRWYAYDLELGESGVEADVPRLREGLVGAQFWALHQPGGVRGEGAVAAALEQLDLIGAVVRGHPDGLALAHDAGQIADARNRGRVAVVPGPVRATALADSLSVLRSLHALGLRVLTLTGADWAGEAGLTRFGEETVREMNRLGVAADLSGASAPTAHRTLDVSRAPVLCTRSAAGALRAHPDNLPDDLLARLGAAGGLCMVPLAAEQTGPTVSDVADHLDHVRAVAGRHAVGLSGTYDTGTAHPLELGDPSGYPRLVAELLRRDWPEADIALLTWGNAQRVLRAVTFAARAARQRREPSAATRADLDGRGEAGPTGGAVDEGR; this is translated from the coding sequence ATGGCAGATCTCCAGGACGACCTGCACATCCGCACCGGGGCCGGTGGGATGCCCGTACCGTCGTCCGCGGAGATCCACCCGCCCGAGCCCTGCCCGCCGATACCCAGCGCCTGCGCCGGACACGCCCCGGACCCCGGCGCGGGACCCGGCACCGCCCCGGCCCCCGCCGGTGAGGACGACCTCGCGGCCCGGGCCCGCGCCGTGCTGCGCGCCCACCCGGTCGCCGACGGCTGCGGCGGACTGCTGCGGGCCCTCGAACGGCTCCGCTGGTACGCCTACGACCTGGAACTCGGCGAGAGCGGCGTCGAGGCCGACGTGCCCCGGCTCCGCGAGGGCCTGGTGGGCGCCCAGTTCTGGGCCCTGCACCAGCCCGGCGGCGTGCGCGGCGAGGGGGCCGTCGCCGCCGCGCTCGAACAGCTCGACCTGATCGGCGCCGTCGTCCGCGGTCACCCCGACGGCCTCGCCCTGGCCCACGACGCCGGGCAGATCGCCGACGCCCGCAACCGGGGCCGCGTCGCCGTGGTGCCGGGGCCCGTCCGGGCCACCGCCCTCGCCGACAGCCTCTCCGTCCTGCGCTCCCTGCACGCCCTCGGGCTGCGCGTGCTCACGCTGACCGGGGCGGACTGGGCGGGGGAGGCCGGGCTGACCCGCTTCGGCGAGGAGACCGTGCGCGAGATGAACCGGCTCGGCGTCGCCGCCGACCTCTCCGGGGCCTCCGCCCCGACCGCCCACCGCACCCTCGACGTCTCCCGCGCCCCGGTCCTGTGCACCCGCTCCGCCGCCGGGGCCCTGCGCGCGCACCCGGACAACCTCCCCGACGACCTCCTGGCACGCCTCGGCGCGGCCGGGGGCCTGTGCATGGTGCCGCTGGCCGCCGAGCAGACCGGCCCGACCGTGAGCGACGTCGCCGACCACCTCGACCACGTCCGCGCGGTGGCCGGCCGGCACGCCGTCGGCCTCTCCGGCACCTACGACACCGGCACCGCCCACCCCCTGGAGCTGGGCGACCCCAGCGGCTACCCGCGCCTCGTCGCCGAACTGCTCCGCCGCGACTGGCCCGAGGCCGACATCGCCCTGCTGACCTGGGGCAACGCCCAGCGCGTGCTGCGCGCCGTCACCTTCGCCGCCCGAGCCGCCCGGCAGCGTCGCGAGCCCTCCGCGGCGACCCGGGCGGACCTGGACGGCCGAGGGGAGGCGGGACCCACCGGGGGAGCGGTGGACGAAGGCCGGTGA
- a CDS encoding VOC family protein translates to MAVAELGAVVLDCRAPRALAGFYAGLLGGTVEGEGDWIDLRLPGGRVLSFQAAPGHVPPVWPAPDRSQQAHLDLTVTDLDASERAALELGATPLDTEDRTRAFRVYADPAGHPFCLCAC, encoded by the coding sequence ATGGCCGTCGCCGAACTGGGTGCCGTCGTGCTGGACTGTCGCGCCCCCCGTGCCCTGGCCGGCTTCTACGCCGGTCTGCTCGGCGGGACCGTCGAGGGCGAGGGCGACTGGATCGACCTGCGGCTGCCCGGCGGGCGCGTGCTGTCCTTCCAGGCCGCCCCCGGGCACGTCCCGCCGGTCTGGCCCGCGCCCGACCGGTCGCAGCAGGCCCACCTCGACCTGACGGTGACCGATCTGGACGCCTCGGAGCGGGCCGCGCTGGAGCTGGGCGCCACACCGCTGGACACGGAGGACCGCACGCGCGCCTTCCGCGTCTACGCCGACCCCGCGGGGCACCCGTTCTGCCTCTGCGCCTGCTGA
- a CDS encoding CGNR zinc finger domain-containing protein yields MSGKSPAPGGLALVESLVNTLDLETGADSLDTPEGRAPFALTERETPHARVLRESLRAALLAHAGHPPHAPVTPLGALLAEAPLLVTVDDADGSAALAPADGRPLTARIAAAVAEALVAGTWTRLKACEAADCHWAYYDRSPAGRGRWCSMAVCGARAKMRRYRARET; encoded by the coding sequence ATGAGTGGGAAATCGCCCGCACCGGGAGGGCTGGCCCTGGTCGAGTCCCTGGTGAACACGCTGGACCTCGAGACGGGCGCCGACTCGCTGGACACCCCCGAGGGCCGCGCTCCCTTCGCACTGACCGAGCGGGAGACACCGCACGCGCGCGTGCTGCGCGAATCGCTGCGGGCCGCCCTGCTCGCCCACGCCGGCCACCCGCCGCACGCGCCGGTCACCCCGCTCGGCGCGCTGCTGGCCGAGGCGCCGCTGCTGGTGACGGTCGACGACGCGGACGGCTCGGCCGCCCTCGCGCCGGCCGACGGCCGCCCCCTGACCGCCCGGATCGCCGCGGCCGTCGCGGAGGCGCTGGTCGCGGGCACCTGGACCCGGCTCAAGGCGTGCGAGGCCGCCGACTGCCACTGGGCGTACTACGACCGCAGCCCCGCCGGACGCGGGCGCTGGTGCTCGATGGCGGTGTGCGGGGCACGCGCCAAGATGCGCCGCTACCGGGCCCGGGAGACCTGA
- a CDS encoding UDP-glucose/GDP-mannose dehydrogenase family protein yields MALKITVIGTGYLGATHAAAMAELGFEVLGLDVVPEKIETLRRGEVPMYEPGLEELLRRHVAGLDGSSGRLRFTTDFAEVAAFGDVHFLCVNTPQKHGEYACDMSYVESALASLAPHLHGPALVVGKSTVPVGSAERLAAYLAEHAPAGEDAELAWNPEFLREGFAVDDTLHPDRIVVGVRGERAEKVLREVYAVPVAEGSPFIVTDFPTAELVKTSANSFLATKISFINAMAEVCEAAGGDVAKLAEAIGHDDRIGKKFLRAGIGFGGGCLPKDIRAFMARAGELGADQALTFLREIDSINMRQRGQMVELTRQALGGGPFLGKRVAVLGATFKPDSDDVRDSPALNVAGQIHLQGGQVTVYDPKGMENARRIFPTLGYADSAVEAVRGADVVLHLTEWREFRELDPAELGRNVAARVLLDGRNALDPEVWRRAGWTYRAMGRPTA; encoded by the coding sequence ATGGCCCTCAAGATCACCGTGATCGGCACCGGCTACCTGGGCGCCACCCACGCGGCCGCCATGGCCGAGCTGGGCTTCGAGGTGCTGGGTCTGGACGTGGTGCCGGAGAAGATCGAGACGCTCCGGCGGGGCGAGGTCCCGATGTACGAACCGGGGCTGGAGGAGCTGCTGCGGCGGCACGTCGCCGGCCTCGACGGCTCCAGCGGCCGGCTCCGCTTCACCACGGACTTCGCCGAGGTGGCGGCCTTCGGGGACGTGCACTTCCTGTGCGTGAACACGCCGCAGAAGCACGGCGAGTACGCCTGCGACATGTCGTACGTGGAGTCGGCGCTCGCCTCCCTCGCCCCGCACCTGCACGGCCCCGCCCTGGTGGTGGGCAAGTCGACCGTGCCCGTCGGCTCGGCGGAGCGGCTGGCCGCCTACCTGGCCGAGCACGCCCCGGCCGGGGAGGACGCCGAGCTGGCCTGGAACCCGGAGTTCCTGCGCGAGGGCTTCGCCGTCGACGACACCCTGCACCCGGACCGGATCGTGGTCGGCGTGCGCGGCGAGCGGGCCGAGAAGGTGCTCCGCGAGGTGTACGCGGTGCCCGTCGCCGAGGGCTCGCCGTTCATCGTGACCGACTTCCCGACCGCCGAGCTGGTCAAGACGTCGGCCAACTCCTTCCTCGCCACCAAGATCTCCTTCATCAACGCGATGGCCGAGGTCTGCGAGGCGGCCGGCGGTGACGTGGCCAAGCTGGCCGAGGCCATCGGGCACGACGACCGGATCGGGAAGAAGTTCCTGCGGGCCGGCATCGGCTTCGGCGGGGGCTGCCTGCCCAAGGACATCCGGGCCTTCATGGCGCGCGCCGGCGAGCTGGGCGCGGACCAGGCGCTGACCTTCCTGCGCGAGATCGACTCGATCAACATGCGCCAGCGCGGCCAGATGGTCGAGCTGACCCGGCAGGCGCTGGGCGGCGGCCCCTTCCTGGGCAAGCGGGTCGCGGTGCTCGGCGCCACCTTCAAGCCCGACTCGGACGACGTCCGGGACTCGCCCGCGCTGAACGTCGCCGGGCAGATCCACCTCCAGGGCGGCCAGGTCACCGTCTACGACCCCAAGGGCATGGAGAACGCCCGCCGGATCTTCCCCACGCTCGGCTACGCGGACTCGGCGGTGGAGGCGGTGCGCGGCGCGGACGTCGTCCTGCACCTGACGGAGTGGCGGGAGTTCCGGGAGCTGGACCCCGCGGAACTGGGCCGGAACGTGGCGGCGCGGGTGCTGCTCGACGGGCGCAACGCGCTGGACCCCGAGGTCTGGCGGCGGGCCGGGTGGACGTACCGGGCGATGGGGCGGCCGACCGCCTGA
- a CDS encoding acyl-CoA dehydrogenase family protein — protein sequence MAGSADFDLYRPSEEHDMLRDAVRSLAEAKIAPYAAAVDEEARFPREALDALTANDLHAVHVPEEYGGSGADALATVIVIEEVARVCASSSLIPAVNKLGSLPVVLSGSEQLKKRYLGPLAKGDAMFSYCLSEPDAGSDAAGMKTRAVRDGDHYVLDGVKRWITNAGESEYYTVMAVTDPEKRSKGISAFVVEKGDAGVSFGAPEKKLGIKGSPTREVYLDNVRIPADRMIGEEGTGFATAMKTLDHTRITIAAQALGIAQGALDYAKGYVRERKQFGKPIGDFQGVQFMLADMAMKIEAARQLTYAAAAKSERVAAGGGEGDLTFQGAAAKCFASDVAMEVTTDAVQLLGGYGYTRDYPVERMMRDAKITQIYEGTNQVQRIVMARNLP from the coding sequence TTGGCCGGATCGGCTGACTTCGACCTGTACCGCCCGTCCGAAGAGCACGACATGCTCCGTGACGCCGTCCGCTCGCTGGCCGAGGCGAAGATCGCGCCGTACGCCGCCGCGGTGGACGAGGAGGCCCGCTTCCCGCGGGAGGCCCTCGACGCCCTGACCGCCAACGACCTGCACGCCGTGCACGTCCCCGAGGAGTACGGCGGCAGCGGCGCCGACGCGCTCGCCACGGTGATCGTCATCGAGGAGGTCGCCCGCGTCTGCGCGTCCTCGTCCCTGATCCCCGCGGTGAACAAGCTGGGCTCGCTCCCCGTCGTCCTCTCCGGCTCCGAGCAGCTCAAGAAGCGCTACCTGGGCCCGCTCGCCAAGGGCGACGCGATGTTCTCGTACTGCCTCTCCGAGCCCGACGCGGGCTCCGACGCGGCCGGCATGAAGACCAGGGCGGTCCGCGACGGCGACCACTACGTCCTCGACGGCGTCAAGCGCTGGATCACCAACGCCGGCGAGTCCGAGTACTACACGGTGATGGCGGTCACCGACCCGGAGAAGCGCTCGAAGGGCATCTCCGCCTTCGTCGTGGAGAAGGGCGACGCGGGCGTCTCCTTCGGCGCCCCGGAGAAGAAGCTCGGCATCAAGGGCTCCCCGACCCGCGAGGTCTACCTCGACAACGTCCGCATCCCCGCCGACCGCATGATCGGCGAGGAGGGCACGGGCTTCGCCACCGCGATGAAGACGCTGGACCACACCCGCATCACCATCGCCGCCCAGGCCCTCGGCATCGCCCAGGGCGCCCTGGACTACGCCAAGGGCTACGTCCGCGAGCGCAAGCAGTTCGGCAAGCCGATCGGCGACTTCCAGGGCGTGCAGTTCATGCTGGCCGACATGGCCATGAAGATCGAGGCCGCCCGCCAGCTCACCTACGCCGCCGCGGCCAAGTCCGAGCGCGTGGCCGCCGGAGGGGGAGAAGGGGACCTCACGTTCCAGGGCGCCGCCGCCAAGTGCTTCGCCTCGGACGTCGCCATGGAGGTCACCACCGACGCCGTCCAGCTCCTCGGCGGCTACGGCTACACCCGCGACTACCCGGTGGAACGCATGATGCGCGACGCCAAGATCACCCAGATTTATGAGGGCACGAACCAGGTCCAGCGGATCGTGATGGCCCGGAACCTTCCGTAG